TACGCCCAATAATTCCGGATAACGCTTGCCTCCTCCGTCTTACCGCGGCTGCTGGCACGGAGTTAGCCGAGGCTTATTCAACAGGTACCGTCAGATCTTCTTCCCTGTTAAAAGCGGTTTACGACCCAAAGGCCTTCCTCCCGCACGCGGTATTGCTCCGTCAGGCTTTCGCCCATTGCGGAAAATTCCCCACTGCTGCCTCCCGTAGGAGTCTGGGCCGTGTCTCAGTCCCAGTGTGGCTGATCGTCCTCTCAGACCAGCTACTGATCGATGTCTTGGTAAGCCGTTACCCCACCAACTAACTAATCAGACGCGAGCTCATCTTCAGGCGAAAAAACTTTCACCCTAAGGCACATCCGGTATTAGCAGTCGTTTCCAACTGTTGTCCCAGACCTGAAGGTAGATTCTCACGCGTTACTCACCCGTCCGCCACTCGCCACCAAGGAGCAAGCTCCTCGTGCTGCCGTTCGACTTGCATGTGTTAAGCATACCGCCAGCGTTCATCCTGAGCCAGGATCAAACTCTCCATGTGAGAATTTGTTCTGTAATTATCTTAATGTTGAAGTTGATAGACTATTGGGAAGCAAGCTTCCCTTCGTCTAAAAACTCCGACGAGGATGATTGTCTTAAATCTTTCAAACTATTGATTTGTCTAGGTTCGGGGCGCCTTCGACAGGCAAGCCTGTTTTCGAGCGCTTGACCAATATAACAACCCTGTATTGACGTGTCAAGCATTTTTCAAAAAAAGGTTTTGGGTGCATGCATATCCAGTTGGATCAGTGATCTCTCCTGCTTGGCGAACCAACTATTAGGATTACAAAACTTTCAGAGCATGACCTACTCCTCGTCTGTAGACTTTCCCACTAAACAATTGGCTGGCAAATTTGACGATAACATCCTCGAACGAAAGCTTTAATTTATTAATAGATGATCAAAAGTGGACCTTAACCTGTGGGAGAAGCGTCATCTACCAGTAAGATTTTCTTGTTTGTGGTACCTCTATTTGGTTCTTGCCTATGTTGTCCCTGATTTCTGCTCTACTTGTTGCTCAATCTTCTGCACCTGCTTCACCTGAGATTGTTGTACAACCGCAGGAAGTTAGAGCGCTACCAGGCCAACTTGATTCTGTGATGGTATTTAACAGCAATAGTCCTGAAGTCGTCCAAACAGAAGGCATCTTGTTATCGACCTTCCCAGGGACAGATAAAGCAGTTCCAACCGCCCACCTTAACCAGCACTTACAAGGCCGGTTCGATGTATTTGCCCACCATATCGCAAAAGCCACGGCCCCCGATGACTTAAAGACCCTATACATGGGGGTGCTCTTACACAATCCAGGCAAAACTCCCGTCACAGTGAATATACTTCAAGCAGCGAGTTACTTAAGTCAGCCTGACGCTCCATTTATCCCTTTAGATAACTATTTACCTAATCCCAACGGAATGGTTTATGCGGGACCCGGGGGGCGAGCCACAGATGATGTCTTGAGGGGCAAGAGGCAAGACAACTGGCCTGCTCAAATCATCATTCCAGCAGGGGAAAGTCGAATGCTGTTAAATGTCCCTATCCCAGTTAAGGAATTAGCCCCACCCATCAATGGTCGATCTACCCTAGCGAGGTTACGAAGTACGGGGAAAGTCTATGCAGCCAGTCTAGCGATGTTTGCCCCAACCAATTCAGAAGGAGAGGAGCGTGAACCCACTCTGGCCGAATGGGAGAAGCTGCTTCAAGAAGGCAAGTTGTCTGGTCCTAGAGACAAAACTCCTACCCCTCCCGGACAACCTGGACAATTAATCTATAGCCGAGTTGCAGGAGTTGCAAAAGGTTCTAGCTGGAAGGCTCAAATCACTGATCCAGATTCTAAAGGTTATACCCTAAAGATTCCAGAAGTAGGCAAAGCTTTCTCTTATGTTTTGAGTAGTGTTGATCGAGGAACTTTTGGGACTAAACAGATCCAAAGTGCACCGATGATTGTTCGCTATCCAGATACGGCTTACGCTGCCCATGGCAATTATGGGATTCAATATAGTCTGAATCTACCGCTCCACAATTCCAGCGACGTAGCGAAGAAAGTTGCTATTACGTTTCAAACTCCAATCAAGAATGATCAAAGCGAGGGAAATCTTCAGTTTTTTGAGCCTCCTGCCAAACAGGTCTTCTTTCGGGGGACCGTTAGAGCCCGTTATCAGGATGACAAGGGGCGTCCCCAGACTCGCTATGTGCATTTTGTGCAGCATCGAGGGGAACCCGCCCAAGCCTTAGTGAATCTGGAAATTGCACCCCAGGATATTCGCCTGGTTCAGGTTGATTTTCTCTATCCACCGGATTCCACGCCCCCGCAGGTATTAACAGTACAGACCCAAGAATAGCTGTCTAAGCGTGCCGCTTTTGATGCCATTGCCAGGCATGGCTGATAATCTTTTCTAAATCAGCATATTGGGGTTGCCAGTTCAAAATTTTGCGGGCCTTGGCGGCACTGCCAATGAGTAGGGCAGGGTCGCCAGCTCGTCGATAGCCTTCTACCACGGGGATGGGCAGCCCGGTAACCTTTTTGGCCATATCTATGACTTCTCGCACGGAGAAACCATCACCATTCCCTAGGTTAAAGACGCTGGTTTCACCACCGGATAAGAGATATTCCAATCCCAATACATGGGCTTGGGCTAGATCGGTGACATGGATATAGTCTCGTACACAGGTTCCATCTGAAGTTTTGTAGTCGGTGCCAAAGATGGTGATGTTTTCCCGTTTTCCCAGAGCTGTCATTAGGACTAGGGGAATTAAATGGGTTTCTGGATTGTGATCTTCTCCTAGGCGACCGTCTGGATCGGCCCCTGCAGCGTTGAAATACCGGAACCGCACTGATCTCAGACCGTAGGCTTGATCAAAGTCCGTGAGGATCTTCTCCACCATAAACTTTGTCATCCCATAGGGATTAATGGGATCCTGGGGGTGTTCTTCGGGAATGGGAATTTGATTAGGATGGCCGTAGGAAGCACAGGTAGAAGAAAAGACAAAGTTAGTCACCTTAGCTGCATGCATCGATTCTAACAACGTCAAAGTTCCCACGACGTTATTGCGGTAATACTTGGCCGGATCTTCGACGGATTCTCCAACGTAGGCATAGGCGGCAAAATGAATGACTGCCGCAATGTCATGTTGGGAAAAGATCTGGTCTAGGAGGGTGCGATCGCAAATATCGCCACAAATAAACCCAACTTGCAAAACGGACTCAACAATATCGCGATGACCATAGACTAAATTATCTAACACGACTACAGAGTAGCCTGCTTGTTGCAGTGCCAGAACAGTGTGAGAACCGATGTAACCGGCGCCACCCGTTACCAATACAGTGGGTTTGTTCATTTATGCAGACTAATGTAAGAGACCTTGTTTAGCAGTAACCAACCAATGCATCACCTTTTCGCCTAGAGAGGTATTATCTAAGCGATCAATTTCCCGAATCCCCGTCGGACTCGTTACATTCACTTCTGTTAAGTAGCCACCAATAATATCAATCCCAACAAACATCAAACCGTCCCGTTTTAGAACCGGGCCGAGCTGGCTGCAAATCGATTTTTCCCGATCGGTGATTTGAGCTTGAACCACTCGTCCTCCGGTTGCCATATTGCCCCTAAACTCTTGTCCCCTGGGAACACGGTTAACCGCACCAATGGGTTCTCCATCCAGCAGAATAATCCGCTTATCTCCCTGTTGAGCTTCTGGTAAATAGACTTGAACCATGACTGGCTCCTGTCCTCGGCGCGTACTGATCTCAATCAGAGAATTGAGATTGCGATCTTCCGCTTGCAGCAATAGGATCCCTTCTCCAGCC
The genomic region above belongs to Acaryochloris sp. CCMEE 5410 and contains:
- the galE gene encoding UDP-glucose 4-epimerase GalE, with translation MNKPTVLVTGGAGYIGSHTVLALQQAGYSVVVLDNLVYGHRDIVESVLQVGFICGDICDRTLLDQIFSQHDIAAVIHFAAYAYVGESVEDPAKYYRNNVVGTLTLLESMHAAKVTNFVFSSTCASYGHPNQIPIPEEHPQDPINPYGMTKFMVEKILTDFDQAYGLRSVRFRYFNAAGADPDGRLGEDHNPETHLIPLVLMTALGKRENITIFGTDYKTSDGTCVRDYIHVTDLAQAHVLGLEYLLSGGETSVFNLGNGDGFSVREVIDMAKKVTGLPIPVVEGYRRAGDPALLIGSAAKARKILNWQPQYADLEKIISHAWQWHQKRHA
- a CDS encoding DUF3370 domain-containing protein; the encoded protein is MLSLISALLVAQSSAPASPEIVVQPQEVRALPGQLDSVMVFNSNSPEVVQTEGILLSTFPGTDKAVPTAHLNQHLQGRFDVFAHHIAKATAPDDLKTLYMGVLLHNPGKTPVTVNILQAASYLSQPDAPFIPLDNYLPNPNGMVYAGPGGRATDDVLRGKRQDNWPAQIIIPAGESRMLLNVPIPVKELAPPINGRSTLARLRSTGKVYAASLAMFAPTNSEGEEREPTLAEWEKLLQEGKLSGPRDKTPTPPGQPGQLIYSRVAGVAKGSSWKAQITDPDSKGYTLKIPEVGKAFSYVLSSVDRGTFGTKQIQSAPMIVRYPDTAYAAHGNYGIQYSLNLPLHNSSDVAKKVAITFQTPIKNDQSEGNLQFFEPPAKQVFFRGTVRARYQDDKGRPQTRYVHFVQHRGEPAQALVNLEIAPQDIRLVQVDFLYPPDSTPPQVLTVQTQE